CAATGATTATAGGCTTGACCATAAGCTCGGCATACGACTCTGATGCGGAGAGATCATTCGCTAAACGTACCCCCGGCTTGGGTCCCTTAGCTACCCCAGCCCCAGAACTCTTATTCTCCAATTCCCTGTTGAACCGCGTAGCGCATGAGTTCCGCGTTGTTCTTAAGATTCAGTTTTTCAAGAATACGGGCACGGTAGGTACTGATTGTGGTGATCCCTAAATGCAGATGATGGGCTATTTCCGAAACGGTCTTCCCAGAGGCCAGGAGGCGCATCACTTCGTACTCCCGGTCGGACAAAAGGTTCTGCGGTGTCGCTTCGTCACCACGGTGAAGTAGGTGCACGAGCTTCTCACCGAGGGCCTGGCTCACATACTGGCCGCCAGCAACCACCTTCTTGATGGCCGTTACCAACTCCTCCGGCGCGCTGGCCTTGGTCAGATAGGCGTCGGCCCCGGCCTTGAACATACGGACAGCGTACTGATCCTCCTGGTACATGGTCAGTATGATGACGGGCAGTGTTGGACAAACTTTTTTCACGTGCTTGAGTGCCTCGGTTCCGGTGGTGCCGGGCATGCTGATATCCAGAATGAGTACATCCCATTTCTTACGCCGGATCAGCTCGAAGAGGTCGTGGGCGTTGTCGCACTCCCCGACCCTGACGGCTTCCAGGCCGTCCGTCAGCAGCTCCTTGACGCCAAGCCGAAAGAGCGGATAATCCTCAGCGATCAGAATGTTCAGCATCAGGGTACCAAAATCGCCAACTGACAGCGCGAGACCTATCATCTCGAGCTGTTCGCGAACGGTTATGCTGCACTGGATAGGGCCACTCGCACCGTCACCGTCGTGCCTTTCCCTGGCGAGCCGACGATCGTCACCTCTCCGCCAAGGCTTGCGGCACGCTCGCGCATCCCCAACAAACCCAACGAGGTTGACTCGGTGAACTTTTCAGGAGAGATCCCCACTCCATCATCCTGAATGGCGAGCAGCAGATTGTTGTCCGATTGTTTTATCACCACCTGGATAGTGGTGGCCTGGGCATGTCTGGCCGTGTTCGTGAGGGCTTCCTGGCAAATACGGAACAGCGACGTGGCCTGCTCCGGTTCCATGGCGATATCGTCCGCGCTGCTCACACAGATGCAGGGGATACCGGTGCGCTGCTCAAAATCTCGACATTGCCATTCAATCGCCGCGACCAGGCCAAGATCATCCAGTAGACTAGGCCGCAACTCGGTCGCGATTCGTTGCACGGAGGCAATGGTGGCATCGACCTGCTCTACCATCGACCTGATCTTGTCCTCCATCTTTTTTCGAACCCTTGCCCCGGGTGGCTCGCCCATGATCGTACGCAGGCGAGAGAGGTCGACCTTCAGGCACGTCAGCCCAACACCAAGTTCATCATGCAGCTCGCGGGCAATGCGGGTTTGTTCTTCTTCTCGCACCGTGGTGAGTCGCTCGCTTAGCATGCGAAGTTCCTCCAATGTCGCGCGCAGTCGTGCTTCCCCAAGTTTACGCTCCGTCACGTCTTCCACCCTGCCTTCGTACCCGACAAACGTCCCAGCCGGGTCGCGCAGTGCCCGTGCGCCTTCGGAAACCCAGATCCAGCTGCCGTCTTTTCGGTACACGAGCGCCTCGAAACCAGTTACCTTCTCTTGTTCCTGCATCAAGCGAATAAATTCATCACGACGTCCATGGTCCACGTACAGATGGCCGGCGAGGTTTGTGACCGTGGCGATCATGTCGTCCGGAGAGTCGTATCCATATATGCGGGCGAGCGCCGGATTCACGGCGACATACTTCCCGTCGGGCGTGGTCTGAAAGATTCCCTCGACGGCGTTCTCAAAAATGCTGCGATATCGTTCTTCACTTTTTCGCAACGCCTCTTCTACCAGCTTGCGTTCGGTGATATCGCGACCTTCGGGGATCAGGAGCGTCACGTTGCCGTGCTCATCTCGAACGGGTTTAAGCGAAAAATCGACATACGCCAGCTCCCCGGTGACGCGAGGATGCGTGGCTTCGAACCGAACCATGGTTCCTCCCGCAGCCTGGCGGACGGCCTCGCGCAACCGGTTCTGAAGTTCCGATGAGTGTGCCCACCAGGGCGTGTCCCAAAATAACTTTCCGAGCACGTCTTCTTCCCGGATACCGGCGAACTGTAACGCCGATCGGTTGGCCTCAATTACCGTACCATCAGTCTTCATTAGGCCGATAAATTGGAACGTTTGGTCAAAGATGGCCCGTAAACGCGTTTTGCTCGACTTCAGCGCAGCTTCCGCCCGTTTACGCTCGGTGATGTCACGCACAAACGCACAGTGATATTCCTTGCCTTCATGGATCAAAAAATTGACACTCACCTCGATGGGTATCAGCCGGCCATCTTTTGCCTGATGGGCCGTCTCAATCACCATGGTCCCGCGGCGCTGGGTTTCTAACCAAAACCCCGGCCACATATCCGCCTGAAAGTCTGGATTCAGATCGTGGACGGTCATGGCACACAATTCGTCTTTGGAATAGTTCAGCATGCGGCATGCCGCCTCGTTCACATCCAGGATCTTGGCCTGCGGATCAACCCAGTACACAGCGTCAGCGGCCCGCTCTACCGAGAATTTCGCCAGCCGCAAGGTCTCCTCCGCCTGACTGTGTAGTCCTGTGAATGTTGCGATTTTCTCTGGTTGTGTTGCTGGCAGGTCTGTCGAGGGAGTCGATTGCGCCCGTGGCACCGTGGCTTTCAAAGGGCGTCGCTTGGCACTCTTGTTTTTATTGGCGTCGACCTTGGGACGAACTCTTTTTTTCTCATACTTTCGTGACGTCGCCATCACGGAGTCCTCCCCTCGGACTGTCAATAGAGGCAGTACCGACCTATCGTCGCCCGCTGCTGAGAGGCTAAGTGGCAATCAAAGTCTAAGCCTTTTATCATGTGAGAGACAAGTACAGGGTGGGGTCGCACTGAGGTGGCCAGGATTTGACGGATACCGTTAAACAGGAACAGGATTCCAGGTGGAGGTGTCCGATGGCAGCCGTCAACACTTTTCCTTGGAATCAGGCGGCCGCCTTCGACGGCTACCGTATGGGCAGGCGAGGTATGACCGACAACGTTCGCGATTCACGCTTCACAATTAAATCCCCGCGTACCATTCATACTCCTGATCCTCCCAATACCCCCTTCCCACCTCCAATGCCGGCCAAGGAGTCGACCAACTCGATCTTCATCACATACTTTGCCTGTTTATACCCAAACTGCCGCTCAAAGCGGAGTCGCAACGGAGCACAATGCGGCACATCGAGCAGCGCGTCATTGAGTTCGTACGCCAAAATGGCCTGGGGGTGATAACAATCGGCCACCGCTATGCTCTCATAGTAGGCAATCCCCTCGTCATCCACATCGGCACAGTGGAACACGGCATAACGCACGTTCGGTAATGGCTCAACCTGATGCAGGAGGTCACCGATCGGCATGCCGGTCCACTTCCCGATAGCGCTCCATCCTTCGACACAGCGGCGCGTGATCTGCGTGCGCGCGGGTAACTCGTTGAGTGCTGCGAGCGACCAACTCCTTGGCATCTTGACCAGACCGGTCACCTCCAACGTCCATTCAGCAAAGTTCTGGGTCACATGCTCAGCATAGACTTCCGTCCCTGAATCGCTATTCCCATTCGCCGGAAAGCTCGTGGAGATTTCGGATGATCTGTACTCCTTCGCCAGTGCATCACGTGGAGTCACCGCCCACTGCACCGCCTCTGTCAGTCGTTCCCCCTTGCTGAGGATGCCGGGAAACCAGCTGCTCCTGGTGAGATTGTCGCACCCGGACAATGCCACCAGGCTCGCAGCCCCCACCGTACCCTTCAACAACTTACGCCGTTTAATTGCACGTCCATGCCTCATGACCGACTCCTTCATGTTTGATGGTAAACCAGCCCGTGACCATCACTTGGAACACGTGAATCAGGATAAATCCGACGAACGAAAAACAGGCGGCACAGTGAATCGTCCTGACAGCCTGACGACCTCCCAGGACCGTTAAGATGCCTGAGCAGGCAATGTCGAATGAGCACGCCATAGGCCCACCTCCTCACAAAATAGAACGCCTAGCAGGTAGTCAGAGATGGTCCTAGTTCCTTACAGGCGAATGGGACGGGGGCTGCAGAAAGAAATGGGACAGTATCTGAAGTTTGGTTCACTGTGCTGAGGGTTCATCTCTTGTATCAAATTCGATTCACCCCCATGAATCTCTTTTGATACATCCGTCTACTATCAGAAGATACGGCTCAGAGTATGCGTATAACTTACAGCATTGAAAGTAAAGGGATTACCCTGTTGGCATCCTATGGCTCGATTCGCATGCTCAAAATTGGCACCCGACTTGCTGTTTCTAAATTGGGGAATCATCAGAAACCAGCAACCGTAACCACATCTCGCGCTAGACGTCACTCTTGAACGCGAAGCAGTTACGGAAAATGGCATCTACACCCATCATTGCCTTCAACGGGAGGGCCCGCCATGGCAATACGAAACATCTATCTAAAGATAGAACAGCTTCCCGGGTATAGCCCCGTCGAGCCAAGCGGTCATGCTGCGGCCAACTATCGACGCGACTGTATGCGCAACCCTGGGCATGAAGACGGAACCATTCCTCTGGCCGAAGTGGATGCGCGTCGACTGGATGCCTTGATCTACCGTGAGTATCTTGACCCCGGATACCTTCTTCCGAAACCCGACAAGTTGGTACTCACCGACATCAATGAGCCGGTTTTTGCACATCGGGTTCCCGGCACCGTAATCTACACGCACCCTGGCGATCATCTTCACATCAAGGTGGTGAACGGCGACACCATGCCGCACAGCTTTCATGTCCACGGGTTGAGCTACGGCATTGACTCAGATGGCTCATGGCCCTTCGGCACTCAGAGCACCGACGGCCGCCGCTCCGACGAGATCTGTCCCGGACAGTACTGGGTCTACCACTTCACCATCACTGATGAGATGAAAGGCGCATGGCCATTCCATGACCACGCACGCCACATTGCCGAGAGCATAAACCGTGGTTTGTTCGGCGGCATCGTCGTGCTCCCAAGAGCGCATCGTCCACCGCATCGCATGGTGCTTCCGCCGATGGTGGCAAGCTACCTCAAATCCAAGTTCGAGGACTTGAAACTCGATCATGATGACCATGAACGAGACGATCGAGACACCGAGCCGGTTGCCCACGACGCGCCAGCCCCCGCTGCTGTCCTTTTGGGTGGCCACGAGGTTGGTGGCAGCCACGGTGGGCATGAGCATGGGGCTGGTCATGTCTTGACCGGCCCGATAGACTTTGACCTGCGTGCCCGACGCGACTTCCTCGAAGAATGGTCGCAGTTACACTATGCGCATCACCGACCACCGCATACTGAGATCTTGCACGTACCCATGTTCATTCACCAGATGAGCAAGGTCAAAGGCGCAGCAGCCTTCAACAAGAGTCCTTTCTCCCCCGGCGATGCACCATTCGAGGTGGTGTTCGGAGCAGCGGGAACCTTTGGTTACCACTGTGAGATCCATACATCGATGCAGGGTACCGTAGTGGTCGAGCCAGGCGGATTGGCCGAAGCCGTGGTCGCCATCATCGACGCCGACCCGATGCACATGAGGTTTGATCCGCTCGAAGTTCACATCCAGCCTGGCGGCAACGTGCGCTGGACCGCGGGCACCGTGCACACCCACACCGTGACCGAGAACGGCGCAGGGTTGCCGAGCTTCTGCTTGAACGGACGCTCATTTATCGGGAATACCCCCACCATCGTCGCGCATGCCGGTCAAACCATCCACTGGTACGTGTTTAATCTTGATCTTGGCATGGGCTGGCACAATTTCCATGTGCATGGACAGCGCTGGAAATTCGCCAACGAAACGATCGATTCACGCAGCATCGGACCGGCGGAATCATTCGTGGTTGAGACGACAGCGCCACCAGTCATCCTACTGCCGGCCGATATCGCGGCTACGCAGGACCCGAAGCACCGTCCGCGCGACGCACGTGCCTATCACCTGCGCGGCGACTTCCTGTTTCACTGTCATGTCGAGATGCACATGATGCAGGGTCTGGCTGGCCTCGTGCGCTCGAAGCAGACAGTATGGCTGACGGCCGACCAAGCTCGGCGGTTGAGAGCCGAAAGCGGCCTGGCGCTGGACGATGGTAGCAATACATGCCCGACGGTTGACGACCACCGCTGCGAGGAGTTCAACTGCGGTAAGTGGGAACTCGTCCCGGGCGCGACGGACGTCTGCATGATGCATGCGATCTTGCTGCCCAATACACAGCGCGTGCTGCTCTTCGGCTATGGGGATACAAGGGACGACCTGAGCCGGGTATGGGACTACAGCACGGCAGCCGGTAGCCTGGTGACACCGCCCAACCAACCATTCGACGTCACCATACCCTTGCATAGCCGACCCTTGGCCAATATCTGGTCGGCTGAACACGCGTTCGTCAACGACGTGGCAGGAACCGTACTGGTGCATGGTGGATTCACGCCGCGCGAGAGTTTTTTCTTCGACCCGGCCACGTTACAGTGGTCACGCGTGGTACCCACCACCGACGAACGCTTCTACTCGAGCACGCTAACACTGGCCGACGGCAAGTTGATGACCTTGTTCGGCTCGGCATCCAAGTCAATAGAGATCTTCGACCCTTCCACAGGTACTTGGGCTCCCCCCGTTGCCACACCCGGCGCCATGGCGCATCACCAGTACTACCCGTGGACCTATCAACTTCCTGGTGGAAAGCTATTCATTGCCGGCCCGCACGAGCCCACGCAACGCTTCGACTGGACTACCGGAGTGACGAATGTGGAATCGTTCCCCACAATCGCCGGCAACCGCAGCACTGGTGGTGAACGCGGTACATCCGTGCTATTGCCGCTTCGACCACCAAGCTATACCCCGCAGGTACTCATTGCCGGCGGGGATCCGGCACCGGCGCAGCAAACGGCCGAGATCATCGACCTCTCCGTCGCAACCCCGGGGTGGACCGCACTCCCCAACCTAAACCGGCCGCGCATGCACCAAGTCAACACGGTCCTGCTACCTGACGGCCGGATCTTCCTCGCTGGCGGCATCGACGGCACGGACGGCGGCCCGGCCGAAATCTTCGACCCACGCAATCCAGGAGCCGGCTGGGAGTTGTGTGCGACCATGTCGATCCCTCGAGGCTATCACTCTGCGGCAATCCTGCTGGCAGACGGCAGTGTGCTGATGGGTGGCGACAGGCCTGGGGCCTGGAAGTCCGGGGAAACGACCGCGCACGAGCGCTACTTCCCCTGGTATTATCCGCTGGCGCGTCCCGAGATTTCAGCGGCTCCAACCAGTGTAGGCTATGGAACTTCCTTCGATATCCAGACGCCCACCCCGGCTGGCATTACCGAGGTGGTGCTGCTACGCCCTGGAGCGGTGACACATGGTTGGAACCAATCCCAGCGGCTTGTTGAATGCGTTCGTCTTGGCAATACCGCCACGGCGGTGCAGGTACAGGCGCCACCTAACGGGAACATTGCACCCCCAGGCTATTATCTTCTCTTTATCCTCACAGGGACACGTATACCTTCGAATGGACGATGGATTCGGGTGATCTAAATGCTACGGCCTGCAGCTCCGATTATCGAGCTGCAGGCCGGTAGACAAAGGGATCGTCGGAATGGTGGTTTTAGTAGCCCATGGCTCCCTTGAGACTTCCCTTCATCGCATCCTTGCCGGCCTTCATCTCATCTTTCATCGCATCCTTCGACGCTTTCATAGAATCTGTTTTAGCCTTTATGTCCCCTTTCATTTCGTCCTTCATCGCACCAGGCTTTCCTTTCATCGCATCAGTGCCGGCCTTCATGTCCCCTTTCATAGTATCGACATCAGCCTTCATCTCGCCTTTCATCTCGTTGGCCATGGAGCCAAGCTCACCGGCGAAGGACACCGTCCCGGCGCACATCAGACCAACCACTGCTGCCACTGTGATCATCTTCTTCATTGAGAATCTCCTCATTGTGAATGGTGGATTGACCTTGTGAACACACAACATCCGACTCATCCCGCACGCTTGTCTATGTCTGAACCTCCGGCCAGTCGGCATCGGCCTATTGGATATACCCCGGAACATCCGACAGCCATCTCGTCCGAACGGCCTCACTATAATTGAGATACAGTGTACCATGGACCACGCTAAAGGCCGCTGGATCGATCCTGGCCTTATACCCCTGGGCCTTGTCATAAGCACAGTAGCCGCCGTACCAGTGTGTGACATCAATTTCGGCGAGAGACTACACAATGCGCAGAGACACAGCATGCATCTTACAATCGGGGATACTCAGCTGCCGGATCGTAGGTGGCTTGCCCGAGCAACAAAGGCCTCTCGCAACCGATGATGGTCTGCCGGTTCCTCTTCTGCCTGAAGTAGCGCCCGGACCATATCCCGGACCGTGGCGATCTGTCTCACATAAGTTTCGCAGCCAGCACAAATGGCCAAGTGCAGCACAATTCGTCGCTTCCGCTCATCACCAACATGGTCATCCAGGTAGGCCGATACCCACGCCACCAACTCCTGGCAGGTGATCTCTGGGTTGATCTGTCCCCGCTCTTCCTGTGCCATTACCACTCCCCTTCACTGCCTAATCTTGAGTCAGCTTTAACGGCATTTTCTTACACGGCAGCTTTTCGCCCCCCAAGTAGGTTTCTACTGCCTGTCGTACCCGCTCTCTCGCCCGATGGAGACGGACGTAGAGGTTCGTTTCGGTAATCCTCAAGATTTCGCAGGCTTCCTTGGCCTCAACCCCTTCGACATCGCGTAGGATAAGTACTTCTTTCAACGTCTGTGGCAACGATTCAATGGCTCGATTCATCGCGTTGACAACCTGTTGCGATGCCAAGAGCTTCTCCGGTGTCTGATCGTCCCATGGTTGCGGCGGAACGGCCCAGTGGCCGACCCATTCGCCGGACTGGTGAAAGCAAAAGGGATCGATCATGTCGTCGTCCTCATCGTCAACAGATTCAAAGGCGGAGAAAGTGACATGCCGTTTCTCCCGCACCCCGCGATCCTTGGCCTTGTGAATCATGATGCCGAAGATCCAAGTGCGCAGCGACGATCGTCCTTCGAAACGATCCAACCCTTCGATGACCGCCATCCAGGTGTCTTGGACGATCTCTTCTGCTACTTCCCGATCGGCCACATACCCCATGGCCGTTCTGACCAATGCACCGTGGTGTTGTCTCACGAGCTCATCGAACGCCCCTTCATCACCCGTTCTCAGTCGTGAGAGAAGGACAGCCTCTCTGTTCACCTCTATCGTGGGTTGACCCAACGCTGGCTCTTGCCCTGCCCGCATACGATAGCTCATTGATTTAGTACCCATACTGGTGCGCACGTTCATAACCGGCCTCCAATCTGGAGCAACTCCGTCATCAGGGCCGGAGCGCTCGTAAGTGTGACGCGGGAGTGGGAAAACGAGTTGAGGACCTCAACACCCCGACTATCGACGTAATCAACATGGGAACAATCCAAAAACACGGACTTCTGTTGCCTAAGATAGACCCG
The sequence above is a segment of the Nitrospira sp. genome. Coding sequences within it:
- a CDS encoding response regulator transcription factor, translated to MIGLALSVGDFGTLMLNILIAEDYPLFRLGVKELLTDGLEAVRVGECDNAHDLFELIRRKKWDVLILDISMPGTTGTEALKHVKKVCPTLPVIILTMYQEDQYAVRMFKAGADAYLTKASAPEELVTAIKKVVAGGQYVSQALGEKLVHLLHRGDEATPQNLLSDREYEVMRLLASGKTVSEIAHHLHLGITTISTYRARILEKLNLKNNAELMRYAVQQGIGE
- a CDS encoding PAS domain S-box protein, with translation MATSRKYEKKRVRPKVDANKNKSAKRRPLKATVPRAQSTPSTDLPATQPEKIATFTGLHSQAEETLRLAKFSVERAADAVYWVDPQAKILDVNEAACRMLNYSKDELCAMTVHDLNPDFQADMWPGFWLETQRRGTMVIETAHQAKDGRLIPIEVSVNFLIHEGKEYHCAFVRDITERKRAEAALKSSKTRLRAIFDQTFQFIGLMKTDGTVIEANRSALQFAGIREEDVLGKLFWDTPWWAHSSELQNRLREAVRQAAGGTMVRFEATHPRVTGELAYVDFSLKPVRDEHGNVTLLIPEGRDITERKLVEEALRKSEERYRSIFENAVEGIFQTTPDGKYVAVNPALARIYGYDSPDDMIATVTNLAGHLYVDHGRRDEFIRLMQEQEKVTGFEALVYRKDGSWIWVSEGARALRDPAGTFVGYEGRVEDVTERKLGEARLRATLEELRMLSERLTTVREEEQTRIARELHDELGVGLTCLKVDLSRLRTIMGEPPGARVRKKMEDKIRSMVEQVDATIASVQRIATELRPSLLDDLGLVAAIEWQCRDFEQRTGIPCICVSSADDIAMEPEQATSLFRICQEALTNTARHAQATTIQVVIKQSDNNLLLAIQDDGVGISPEKFTESTSLGLLGMRERAASLGGEVTIVGSPGKGTTVTVRVALSSAA
- a CDS encoding molybdopterin-dependent oxidoreductase; the protein is MRHGRAIKRRKLLKGTVGAASLVALSGCDNLTRSSWFPGILSKGERLTEAVQWAVTPRDALAKEYRSSEISTSFPANGNSDSGTEVYAEHVTQNFAEWTLEVTGLVKMPRSWSLAALNELPARTQITRRCVEGWSAIGKWTGMPIGDLLHQVEPLPNVRYAVFHCADVDDEGIAYYESIAVADCYHPQAILAYELNDALLDVPHCAPLRLRFERQFGYKQAKYVMKIELVDSLAGIGGGKGVLGGSGV
- a CDS encoding DUF1929 domain-containing protein; this encodes MRNPGHEDGTIPLAEVDARRLDALIYREYLDPGYLLPKPDKLVLTDINEPVFAHRVPGTVIYTHPGDHLHIKVVNGDTMPHSFHVHGLSYGIDSDGSWPFGTQSTDGRRSDEICPGQYWVYHFTITDEMKGAWPFHDHARHIAESINRGLFGGIVVLPRAHRPPHRMVLPPMVASYLKSKFEDLKLDHDDHERDDRDTEPVAHDAPAPAAVLLGGHEVGGSHGGHEHGAGHVLTGPIDFDLRARRDFLEEWSQLHYAHHRPPHTEILHVPMFIHQMSKVKGAAAFNKSPFSPGDAPFEVVFGAAGTFGYHCEIHTSMQGTVVVEPGGLAEAVVAIIDADPMHMRFDPLEVHIQPGGNVRWTAGTVHTHTVTENGAGLPSFCLNGRSFIGNTPTIVAHAGQTIHWYVFNLDLGMGWHNFHVHGQRWKFANETIDSRSIGPAESFVVETTAPPVILLPADIAATQDPKHRPRDARAYHLRGDFLFHCHVEMHMMQGLAGLVRSKQTVWLTADQARRLRAESGLALDDGSNTCPTVDDHRCEEFNCGKWELVPGATDVCMMHAILLPNTQRVLLFGYGDTRDDLSRVWDYSTAAGSLVTPPNQPFDVTIPLHSRPLANIWSAEHAFVNDVAGTVLVHGGFTPRESFFFDPATLQWSRVVPTTDERFYSSTLTLADGKLMTLFGSASKSIEIFDPSTGTWAPPVATPGAMAHHQYYPWTYQLPGGKLFIAGPHEPTQRFDWTTGVTNVESFPTIAGNRSTGGERGTSVLLPLRPPSYTPQVLIAGGDPAPAQQTAEIIDLSVATPGWTALPNLNRPRMHQVNTVLLPDGRIFLAGGIDGTDGGPAEIFDPRNPGAGWELCATMSIPRGYHSAAILLADGSVLMGGDRPGAWKSGETTAHERYFPWYYPLARPEISAAPTSVGYGTSFDIQTPTPAGITEVVLLRPGAVTHGWNQSQRLVECVRLGNTATAVQVQAPPNGNIAPPGYYLLFILTGTRIPSNGRWIRVI
- a CDS encoding zf-HC2 domain-containing protein, with product MAQEERGQINPEITCQELVAWVSAYLDDHVGDERKRRIVLHLAICAGCETYVRQIATVRDMVRALLQAEEEPADHHRLREAFVARASHLRSGS
- a CDS encoding sigma-70 family RNA polymerase sigma factor; this encodes MNVRTSMGTKSMSYRMRAGQEPALGQPTIEVNREAVLLSRLRTGDEGAFDELVRQHHGALVRTAMGYVADREVAEEIVQDTWMAVIEGLDRFEGRSSLRTWIFGIMIHKAKDRGVREKRHVTFSAFESVDDEDDDMIDPFCFHQSGEWVGHWAVPPQPWDDQTPEKLLASQQVVNAMNRAIESLPQTLKEVLILRDVEGVEAKEACEILRITETNLYVRLHRARERVRQAVETYLGGEKLPCKKMPLKLTQD
- a CDS encoding STAS domain-containing protein, whose product is MMLKITKIQESGRDVLLKLEGKITEQWAALLDGECRVYLRQQKSVFLDCSHVDYVDSRGVEVLNSFSHSRVTLTSAPALMTELLQIGGRL